A region of Halanaerobiaceae bacterium ANBcell28 DNA encodes the following proteins:
- a CDS encoding SNF2-related protein: MSHLDFVKKISSTAVYNRGLMYYKKGSIANYQVREKGKGRYLIRGTIRGTYYYDLNIELNISKSGQLYYNTRCTCPYDWGGECKHVVAILIKFFQEDYEKLKKKFLDERDYLKLLEISQEKEEKKLYYYVRGFEDDKLVNFKIYLRADTPEQDTEDHALTKIIGELMYGDKSSFNSLTAADRYRFDYLETQAYSKGREGNSFLIAKTEENFLFLKEIADQGDLFFEETSKELKIAPEIIPEYTLKGDEKEVELELRTDYELYKARDNHLLWTVIDGTVYPIANKELLDINNKIKIPEGKKAEFLFELIPTLQEKFQIKISDELKTYKLIKIDPQLKLFLDYKDDIIYCSAELMIDDQLYEGAEILSIDIEDKNYIRSKEDDKVWYSKNYEAVADFINFLEEFEFHVSTDAFFIKDKNDIQEFITSGLIHLKEEWDVIHSDKFNQIEVKSVELKASIELIDNDDNDKIDWFEFKVLYHLGGKTFSREELMGMIRYNKNGEAYIQFDGNYYFLQEGQSEENVKEIVALADEDSEGQYRASHYNLLYYRNLVQNSGLNFIGNKVYNELDEDISGENLLKEVNIPNDMADVLRDYQKKGFYWLRFLYKYRFAGILADDMGLGKTIQTLTLLKSVNLKKPAIVVCPRTLIYNWSEEIKKFFPKTKFLVYYGTPEDRQEMQENLQDYEVIITSYSILSRDYEDLNRRISFSYCVLDEAQHIKNYKTKRAKSVKAIKTERKLALTGTPIENSVEELWSIFDFLMPGYLGNYSYFRKNYLTPILNDNDNEKLRELKNKVSPFVLRRKKEDVLKELPDKMINIQQVEMSKLQQDTYSFVLEEVKGDLLSTVNEKGFNSSRIHILAALTRLRQICNHPSLVLDKADPNESSGKIDTLLEMTEEAIEGGHKLVIFSQFVKMLKLIRDRFDISGINYEYLDGSTHNRMDRVNNFNNSSEVKVFLISLKAGGVGLNLTSADIVIHVDPWWNPMVERQATDRVHRIGQEKKVLVYKLITRGTVEEKMLKLQERKERVFDSVIEDRDTMTENITWEDIQELLSY; encoded by the coding sequence ATGTCCCATTTGGATTTCGTAAAAAAAATATCTTCAACAGCAGTTTATAATAGGGGTTTAATGTATTATAAAAAAGGTAGTATTGCTAATTATCAAGTTAGAGAAAAGGGTAAAGGGAGATATTTAATTCGAGGTACTATAAGAGGAACTTATTATTATGATTTGAATATAGAATTGAATATCTCTAAAAGTGGTCAATTATATTACAATACTCGCTGTACCTGTCCTTATGACTGGGGTGGAGAATGTAAGCATGTTGTGGCTATTTTAATTAAATTTTTTCAGGAAGACTATGAAAAATTAAAGAAAAAGTTTTTAGATGAAAGAGACTATCTTAAATTATTAGAAATTAGCCAGGAGAAAGAAGAAAAAAAGCTTTATTATTATGTGAGAGGCTTTGAGGATGATAAATTAGTAAATTTCAAGATTTATCTAAGGGCAGACACTCCAGAACAGGATACAGAAGATCATGCTTTGACTAAGATTATAGGAGAATTAATGTATGGAGATAAAAGTAGTTTCAATAGTTTAACTGCTGCTGATAGGTATAGATTTGATTATTTGGAAACACAGGCCTACAGTAAGGGTAGAGAAGGAAATTCCTTTCTTATAGCTAAAACGGAAGAAAATTTTCTTTTTCTTAAGGAAATTGCTGATCAGGGAGATTTGTTTTTTGAAGAAACATCTAAGGAACTTAAAATAGCTCCTGAGATTATTCCAGAATATACACTTAAGGGTGATGAGAAAGAAGTAGAATTAGAACTTAGGACTGATTATGAGCTTTATAAGGCACGGGATAATCACTTGTTATGGACGGTAATTGATGGTACTGTCTATCCAATAGCAAATAAAGAACTTCTGGATATAAATAATAAAATTAAAATACCTGAAGGGAAAAAGGCTGAATTTCTTTTTGAACTTATTCCTACTTTGCAAGAAAAATTTCAAATAAAGATAAGTGATGAATTAAAGACATATAAATTGATTAAAATAGATCCTCAGCTTAAACTATTTCTAGATTATAAAGATGATATTATATACTGTTCCGCTGAACTTATGATTGATGATCAATTATATGAAGGTGCTGAAATTTTGTCTATAGATATTGAGGATAAAAATTATATTAGGTCTAAAGAAGATGATAAAGTATGGTACAGCAAGAATTATGAGGCAGTAGCTGATTTTATTAATTTTTTAGAGGAATTTGAGTTCCATGTTTCAACAGATGCTTTTTTTATTAAAGATAAGAATGATATACAGGAATTTATCACGAGTGGCTTGATTCATTTAAAGGAAGAATGGGATGTAATCCATAGTGATAAATTTAATCAAATTGAGGTTAAATCCGTTGAATTAAAAGCAAGTATAGAATTAATAGATAATGATGATAATGATAAAATTGACTGGTTTGAATTTAAGGTTTTATATCATCTAGGTGGTAAGACGTTTAGTAGAGAAGAATTAATGGGAATGATTAGATATAATAAAAACGGTGAAGCATATATTCAATTTGATGGTAATTATTATTTCTTACAGGAAGGTCAAAGTGAAGAGAATGTAAAAGAAATAGTAGCTTTGGCTGATGAAGATAGCGAAGGACAGTATAGAGCTAGCCATTATAATCTCCTATATTATCGAAACTTAGTTCAGAATAGTGGTCTTAACTTTATAGGTAATAAAGTATATAATGAGCTAGATGAGGATATCAGTGGAGAAAACCTGCTTAAAGAGGTAAATATACCAAATGATATGGCTGATGTGCTTCGAGATTATCAGAAAAAAGGTTTTTATTGGCTGAGATTTTTATATAAATATCGTTTTGCTGGGATTTTAGCTGATGATATGGGTTTAGGTAAGACTATCCAGACATTGACTCTTTTAAAGAGTGTTAATTTAAAAAAACCTGCTATTGTTGTTTGTCCAAGGACTTTAATATATAATTGGAGTGAGGAAATCAAAAAGTTCTTCCCTAAAACTAAGTTTTTGGTTTATTATGGTACTCCTGAGGATAGGCAAGAGATGCAGGAAAATCTTCAAGATTATGAAGTGATAATTACTTCTTATTCAATTTTGAGTAGAGATTATGAGGATCTAAATAGAAGAATATCATTTTCTTATTGTGTACTTGATGAAGCACAACATATCAAGAATTATAAAACTAAACGAGCTAAGAGTGTTAAAGCAATAAAGACTGAGAGAAAGTTGGCTTTAACAGGGACTCCAATAGAAAATTCAGTTGAAGAATTATGGTCAATTTTTGATTTTTTAATGCCTGGCTATCTTGGTAATTATTCATATTTTAGAAAGAATTATTTAACTCCCATTCTTAATGACAATGATAATGAGAAATTAAGAGAATTAAAAAATAAGGTGAGCCCTTTTGTACTTAGGCGTAAAAAAGAAGATGTTTTAAAGGAATTGCCTGATAAGATGATTAACATACAGCAGGTGGAAATGAGCAAATTACAACAAGATACATATAGTTTTGTTTTGGAAGAGGTAAAAGGGGACCTGCTAAGTACAGTAAATGAAAAAGGTTTTAATAGTTCCAGAATTCATATCTTGGCTGCTTTAACTCGTCTCCGTCAAATATGTAATCATCCTTCACTGGTATTGGATAAAGCTGATCCTAATGAATCTTCAGGCAAGATTGATACTTTGCTTGAAATGACCGAAGAAGCGATAGAGGGTGGACATAAATTAGTTATTTTCAGTCAATTTGTTAAGATGTTAAAATTGATTAGAGATAGATTTGATATTTCTGGTATAAATTATGAGTATCTTGATGGAAGCACACATAATCGGATGGATAGGGTAAATAATTTTAACAATTCATCTGAAGTTAAAGTTTTTTTGATAAGTCTTAAGGCTGGTGGAGTTGGTTTAAATTTAACTTCTGCTGATATAGTAATCCATGTTGATCCTTGGTGGAACCCTATGGTAGAAAGGCAAGCTACAGACCGGGTACATAGAATTGGTCAAGAAAAGAAGGTTTTGGTATATAAGCTAATTACACGCGGGACAGTTGAAGAAAAAATGTTAAAGTTGCAGGAAAGAAAAGAGCGAGTTTTTGATAGTGTTATAGAAGATCGTGATACTATGACAGAAAATATTACATGGGAAGATATACAGGAGTTATTAAGTTATTAG
- a CDS encoding redox-sensing transcriptional repressor Rex → MKDRNYIPKATVERLPLYYRCLDSLSRFHEFDVVSSKELGGRLGIPSTQVRKDLSYYGEFGRRGVGYDINVLRKSIGKILGVDRQWPAVLVGAGNLGRALVNYDGFNKMGIEITEVFDTDLVKIGNKVGDITVKSIKGMKQTVRDKEIKVGIMAVPVPAAQEVAEDMVSAGIKSIWNFAPTRLILPEEIKVRNEDLAVGIVSLIYHLSWEEENNKEI, encoded by the coding sequence ATGAAGGATCGTAATTATATTCCAAAAGCAACTGTGGAAAGGCTTCCTCTTTACTATCGTTGTTTAGATTCTCTATCTAGGTTTCATGAATTTGATGTTGTTTCCTCAAAAGAATTAGGTGGACGTTTGGGTATACCTTCTACACAGGTAAGAAAAGATTTATCTTATTATGGTGAATTTGGTCGTCGAGGTGTAGGTTATGATATTAATGTTTTGAGAAAATCTATTGGTAAGATATTAGGGGTTGATAGGCAGTGGCCTGCAGTTTTAGTTGGGGCCGGAAACCTTGGTAGGGCTTTAGTTAATTATGATGGTTTTAATAAGATGGGTATTGAAATTACTGAGGTCTTTGATACTGATTTGGTGAAGATAGGTAATAAAGTTGGAGATATTACAGTAAAGAGTATTAAAGGTATGAAACAAACAGTTAGAGATAAGGAGATCAAGGTGGGAATTATGGCAGTGCCAGTTCCAGCTGCCCAGGAAGTTGCTGAAGATATGGTTAGCGCTGGTATTAAGTCAATTTGGAATTTTGCCCCTACCAGGCTTATATTACCTGAGGAGATAAAAGTTCGTAATGAAGACCTGGCAGTGGGTATTGTTAGTTTAATTTATCATCTTAGTTGGGAAGAAGAGAATAATAAAGAAATATAA
- a CDS encoding protein-glutamate O-methyltransferase CheR, with amino-acid sequence MNLNFDDFKNRATEILNLNLSGYKIKRVKRRTDSLMRRHEIKDYSECLDLLENNQKFKAAYLDHFTINTSEFFRNPENFKYLEEKILAELFSKKQKIKIWSAPCSNGSEPYTISILLDDGKYQKDRYQILASDLDVNILNAAKNGLYNSNAVQNVPDNLLKKYFTEVNEMGKKFKLSKKIINNVSFEKKDLINESFEKGWDLILSRNFFIYLTNDIKEELTRKFANALNPGSYLFLGNTEFIFNPQEYGLEKVFSSFYKKKE; translated from the coding sequence ATGAATTTAAACTTCGATGATTTTAAAAACAGAGCTACCGAAATTTTAAATCTTAATTTAAGCGGCTATAAAATTAAAAGAGTAAAACGTAGAACAGATAGCCTTATGAGACGACATGAGATAAAGGACTACAGTGAGTGTTTGGATCTATTAGAAAATAATCAAAAATTTAAAGCAGCATATTTAGATCATTTTACAATAAACACCTCCGAGTTTTTTCGAAACCCGGAAAACTTTAAATACTTAGAAGAAAAAATCTTAGCAGAACTGTTTTCCAAAAAACAAAAAATTAAAATATGGAGCGCTCCTTGTTCTAATGGTTCTGAACCTTATACTATCTCAATTTTATTAGACGATGGTAAATATCAAAAAGATAGATATCAGATATTAGCTAGTGATTTAGATGTCAACATTCTAAACGCTGCTAAAAACGGGCTATACAATAGCAATGCAGTACAGAATGTACCCGATAATTTACTAAAAAAATATTTTACAGAAGTAAATGAAATGGGGAAAAAATTTAAACTAAGTAAAAAAATTATTAATAATGTTAGCTTTGAGAAAAAAGATCTTATAAATGAATCCTTTGAAAAGGGCTGGGATTTAATTCTTAGTAGAAACTTTTTTATATATCTTACAAACGATATTAAAGAAGAACTAACTAGAAAATTTGCTAATGCTTTAAATCCAGGATCTTATTTATTCCTGGGCAACACCGAATTTATATTCAACCCACAAGAATACGGGTTAGAAAAAGTATTCTCATCTTTTTATAAGAAGAAAGAGTAA
- a CDS encoding chemotaxis response regulator protein-glutamate methylesterase: MINVMVVDDSSFMRQIFKKTIEENPNLNVITTAGDGIEALEKLNEHQVDVITLDIDMPIKNGLETLKEIMNLEKPIPTIMVSAMNDKETVMTALELGAFDFIPKPAGSISLSIDQIEDNLIEKISVAANLKKIPFSNIKTIEPYNDKISKKALRSKYPIIVIGTSSGGPKALSALLPVFPADIPAAILIVQHMPAGFTNSFAKRLDQESSIHVKEAQNNDQIEPGLAIVAPGDYHMEVTKEGKIVLMQTEKKWSVRPSVDHTLISVAQNFKERVIGVILTGMGRDGSEGMEALKKNGGYGLVEDESTALVYGMPSATIKTNAYDEILPLDQIPYKIIDLLERR; the protein is encoded by the coding sequence ATGATCAATGTAATGGTGGTTGATGATTCCTCTTTTATGAGGCAAATCTTTAAAAAAACCATCGAAGAAAACCCAAATTTAAATGTAATAACAACAGCGGGAGATGGCATAGAAGCACTTGAAAAACTAAATGAACATCAAGTAGATGTAATAACATTAGATATAGATATGCCAATAAAAAATGGTTTAGAAACACTTAAAGAAATCATGAATCTTGAAAAACCCATACCTACCATTATGGTAAGCGCCATGAATGATAAAGAAACAGTAATGACAGCTCTCGAATTAGGAGCTTTTGATTTTATACCAAAACCTGCTGGATCTATTAGCCTTTCTATTGATCAAATCGAAGATAATCTTATAGAAAAAATAAGTGTAGCTGCAAATCTCAAAAAGATACCTTTTAGCAATATCAAAACAATAGAACCTTATAATGATAAGATATCAAAAAAAGCCTTAAGAAGCAAGTACCCAATTATAGTTATTGGAACCTCCTCTGGAGGTCCAAAAGCTTTGAGCGCTCTATTACCAGTATTTCCAGCAGATATTCCTGCTGCAATACTTATCGTACAACATATGCCGGCCGGATTTACTAATTCTTTTGCCAAAAGACTAGATCAAGAATCCTCAATTCATGTTAAAGAAGCTCAAAACAATGATCAAATAGAACCTGGTCTAGCTATAGTAGCACCTGGTGATTACCATATGGAAGTTACTAAAGAAGGAAAAATAGTATTAATGCAAACTGAAAAAAAATGGAGTGTCCGCCCTTCTGTAGATCATACACTTATATCAGTTGCTCAAAACTTCAAAGAAAGAGTAATAGGTGTTATACTTACTGGAATGGGTCGTGACGGATCCGAAGGCATGGAAGCTCTTAAGAAAAATGGCGGCTATGGTTTGGTTGAAGATGAAAGTACAGCATTAGTATACGGTATGCCTTCTGCTACTATAAAAACCAATGCCTATGATGAAATATTACCATTAGATCAAATCCCTTACAAAATAATAGATTTACTCGAAAGGAGATAG
- a CDS encoding MBL fold metallo-hydrolase produces the protein MNLKVSVLASGSSGNAIYISDDKTSLLIDAGLSGVEVERRLSKIDVSADDLDAILITHEHSDHIKGVGVLSRRYDLPIYANDLTWNGSEKKLGKIKPYNCQVFKGDFMLGNLGVSPFSISHDAADPVGYIITCGNKRIGHATDMGYVSTEIEECLKALDLLIIESNHDFEMLMSGSYPWPLKNRIKGEKGHLSNDDTADLLPRIVGSNFPRILLAHLSKDNNKPELAYITAKNNLEDKGFVIGEDLELEYTYRNKPTQLFEVG, from the coding sequence ATGAATTTAAAAGTTTCAGTATTGGCAAGTGGTAGTTCAGGGAATGCCATTTATATTAGTGATGACAAGACTAGTCTATTAATTGATGCTGGTTTAAGTGGTGTAGAAGTAGAAAGACGATTGTCGAAAATTGATGTATCTGCTGATGATTTAGATGCTATTTTAATTACTCATGAGCATTCTGATCATATTAAAGGGGTAGGGGTTTTATCTAGAAGATATGACTTACCTATCTATGCTAACGATTTAACCTGGAATGGATCTGAAAAAAAGTTAGGTAAGATAAAGCCCTATAATTGTCAGGTCTTTAAGGGAGATTTTATGCTGGGAAATCTAGGAGTTTCTCCTTTTTCTATATCTCATGATGCTGCCGACCCAGTTGGTTATATTATTACTTGTGGAAACAAGAGAATTGGACATGCTACTGATATGGGGTATGTTTCTACGGAAATAGAAGAATGTTTAAAAGCACTCGATTTGTTAATAATTGAGTCTAATCATGATTTTGAAATGTTGATGTCAGGATCTTATCCATGGCCGTTAAAGAATAGGATAAAGGGTGAAAAAGGTCATTTATCAAATGATGATACTGCGGATCTTTTGCCTCGCATTGTAGGTAGTAATTTTCCGCGCATATTATTGGCTCATTTAAGTAAAGATAACAATAAACCAGAGTTGGCATATATTACAGCTAAAAACAATTTGGAAGATAAGGGTTTTGTAATTGGTGAAGATTTAGAATTAGAGTACACTTATCGAAATAAGCCAACTCAACTTTTTGAAGTGGGGTAA
- the rlmH gene encoding 23S rRNA (pseudouridine(1915)-N(3))-methyltransferase RlmH, producing the protein MEINIIAVGKIKTGYIDEGIAEFLKRLQPYTKVNINEIADEKVPTNPSKAEQEIVKKKEGERILASLTERTYVIALDVKGKPMTSTGLAKSIKNLQIQGNSSITFIIGGALGLGKEVLNKADFRLSMSHMTFTHQMARLIILEQVYRAFKIIHGEPYHL; encoded by the coding sequence GTGGAAATAAATATTATTGCTGTAGGTAAGATTAAGACAGGGTATATAGATGAGGGTATTGCTGAGTTTTTAAAGAGGTTACAGCCTTATACAAAAGTAAATATTAATGAAATTGCTGATGAAAAAGTTCCTACTAATCCATCTAAAGCAGAGCAAGAGATAGTTAAGAAAAAAGAAGGGGAGCGAATTTTAGCATCTTTAACTGAGCGTACTTATGTTATAGCGCTGGATGTTAAGGGAAAGCCGATGACTTCTACAGGGCTGGCTAAATCTATTAAGAATTTGCAGATCCAGGGTAATAGCAGTATTACTTTTATCATAGGGGGAGCACTTGGTTTAGGCAAAGAGGTGCTTAATAAGGCTGATTTCCGCCTGTCTATGTCACATATGACCTTTACCCATCAAATGGCACGACTGATCATTCTAGAGCAGGTATACAGGGCATTTAAGATTATACACGGTGAACCGTATCATCTTTGA
- a CDS encoding arabinan endo-1,5-alpha-L-arabinosidase: MKPGFQLNNHNRDLNPYFESHDPSMMWDPVSKTYYSYSTDTAIVSNYHQGIPIRKSKDLINFEFLGWALSDEAIAEGRDNGEGFDPTSGFWAPYTEYVDGEYRIYYSATKAFGSSESRIWLAVARDPEGPFENRGVVMDTWNTPDTDPNAIDAHVCDTPDGRKYFIYGSFFGGIFIKELDRKTGMPINPDEHYQGECIARKPVDSYIDGPEGAAIIYNSETKYYYLFLSYGWLGDDYDIRVGRSKDIRGPYLDYKGESMLGNALGMKMAGSYHFKASHPYAGNDREAWEFAGFRGPGHGVPFYAPEKEEYFFVHHVRDGAQIFCKQEKDRQSFKMHYMLIRRMYFLDAWPIFSPEPYAGEDSTVTKLSSKKEMLDIDWEWILFKNDKNTMAESIVSKLPKNLIPEKTYVFTAYDYENCKECTALSGITGNGEVIWAKKSDNE; the protein is encoded by the coding sequence ATGAAACCTGGATTTCAATTAAACAATCATAACAGAGATTTAAACCCATATTTTGAGTCCCATGATCCATCTATGATGTGGGACCCTGTTAGTAAAACATACTATTCCTATAGTACAGACACTGCTATAGTATCAAACTATCATCAAGGTATACCTATTAGAAAGAGCAAAGATCTTATCAACTTTGAATTTCTAGGATGGGCTTTATCAGATGAGGCTATTGCTGAGGGGCGTGATAATGGAGAGGGATTTGACCCTACATCTGGATTTTGGGCTCCATATACTGAGTATGTGGATGGAGAATATCGGATCTATTATTCAGCAACCAAAGCCTTTGGTAGTTCTGAGTCGAGAATCTGGCTTGCTGTGGCCAGGGATCCAGAGGGCCCTTTTGAAAATAGGGGTGTTGTAATGGATACTTGGAATACACCAGACACAGATCCTAATGCTATAGATGCTCATGTTTGTGATACTCCTGATGGAAGAAAGTACTTTATATATGGCTCATTCTTTGGTGGTATATTCATTAAGGAACTTGATAGAAAAACTGGAATGCCTATAAATCCAGACGAACATTATCAGGGAGAGTGTATTGCCAGGAAACCAGTGGATTCATATATCGATGGGCCAGAGGGAGCGGCTATTATATACAATTCAGAAACAAAGTATTATTACTTATTCCTTTCATATGGTTGGCTTGGTGATGATTATGATATAAGAGTGGGCCGAAGTAAAGATATCAGAGGACCATATCTTGATTACAAGGGAGAAAGTATGCTTGGCAATGCTCTTGGGATGAAGATGGCAGGAAGCTATCATTTCAAAGCTTCTCATCCTTATGCGGGAAATGACAGAGAAGCTTGGGAGTTTGCTGGCTTTAGAGGTCCAGGACATGGTGTTCCCTTCTATGCGCCAGAAAAGGAGGAGTATTTTTTTGTACATCATGTTAGAGATGGTGCTCAGATATTCTGTAAACAGGAAAAGGATAGACAGTCTTTTAAGATGCATTATATGCTTATTAGAAGAATGTATTTTCTTGATGCTTGGCCAATATTCTCACCGGAGCCATATGCAGGTGAGGATTCAACAGTAACAAAGTTATCAAGCAAAAAGGAAATGCTAGATATAGATTGGGAGTGGATTCTGTTTAAAAATGACAAGAATACTATGGCTGAATCTATTGTGTCAAAACTCCCCAAAAACCTTATACCAGAAAAAACATATGTATTTACTGCCTATGATTATGAAAATTGCAAAGAATGTACTGCTCTTAGTGGGATAACAGGTAATGGTGAGGTTATATGGGCAAAAAAATCGGATAATGAGTAA
- a CDS encoding alpha-galactosidase → MGWNSWNAFGSKNNEELTKAMADAFIDLELADLGFKYIVLDDGCYKSERVDGLLSNEPRKFPSGFKALSDYIHSKGLSFGMYNDIGTHLCAGSAVGTCGYEDVDAKSYINWGVDFIKVDNCYYLWDNATFSDETNTKYTYAPNIRSITVSGEGLKTTLNAVKDGVLTGEGAIKNDNDYVSNIGTLDGTHGDVSPVGDLWSELEFTVNAPVAGEYSIIVNYASGEELGTGRWLQLAVGNADNETRYFDNLLPLTDSTTNFRDSEEITISLNKGENIIRLMNHRRQENTLNSYAALLDGFNKADPDHDLVLSICEWGKTQPQNWGYKVGDSWRILNDITFEVGSDGDPGKASWSGDYTASITSQYNKAVIMDEFAGLDKGWNDPDMLVIGMKGITNTMNKTHMTMWCMMNSPLMLGMDLRRVKKGDEIWNVIANENLIALNQDALGIQAKRIYCSLDNVNPDTAYIANNKRVDILAKPLANGDIALSFINLSDLRDSNEHSVDLRCIINYIGNKMIDTDKFKNAASYFIKNLWSGENTKNSSGVFSVTGIDAYDNVTLRVTPI, encoded by the coding sequence ATGGGTTGGAACAGTTGGAATGCCTTTGGTAGTAAAAACAACGAGGAACTTACAAAGGCAATGGCCGATGCATTTATTGATTTGGAATTAGCTGATTTGGGATTCAAGTATATAGTACTAGATGACGGTTGCTATAAGTCCGAGCGGGTAGATGGATTACTTTCAAACGAACCCCGGAAATTTCCAAGCGGCTTTAAGGCATTGTCTGACTATATACATAGTAAGGGACTTAGTTTCGGTATGTACAACGATATAGGTACACATCTTTGTGCAGGCTCTGCTGTAGGTACCTGTGGTTACGAGGATGTGGATGCAAAGTCTTATATCAATTGGGGTGTTGACTTTATAAAGGTTGATAATTGTTACTACCTTTGGGATAATGCTACGTTTTCAGATGAAACAAACACAAAATATACCTATGCTCCCAATATCAGAAGCATAACAGTCTCTGGAGAAGGATTGAAAACAACTTTAAATGCTGTTAAGGATGGTGTACTTACAGGAGAAGGCGCTATTAAAAACGACAACGACTATGTGTCAAATATCGGTACATTGGACGGAACACATGGAGATGTAAGTCCTGTTGGTGACCTATGGTCTGAACTTGAATTCACTGTGAACGCTCCGGTTGCAGGAGAATATTCCATAATCGTTAATTATGCAAGCGGTGAAGAGCTTGGAACAGGACGTTGGCTTCAGCTTGCAGTGGGAAACGCAGATAATGAAACAAGGTATTTTGATAATTTGCTTCCTCTTACAGATAGTACGACTAACTTTAGAGATTCAGAAGAGATAACTATATCTTTAAACAAAGGGGAAAATATCATACGTCTTATGAATCACAGAAGGCAGGAAAATACCCTCAATTCATATGCGGCATTACTTGATGGCTTTAATAAAGCTGATCCTGACCATGATCTTGTACTTTCCATTTGTGAATGGGGTAAAACACAGCCACAAAACTGGGGATATAAGGTGGGAGATTCATGGCGTATTCTAAATGATATTACCTTTGAGGTAGGTTCTGACGGAGATCCAGGCAAGGCTTCCTGGAGTGGAGATTATACTGCAAGTATAACATCTCAGTACAATAAGGCGGTTATTATGGACGAGTTTGCTGGACTTGACAAGGGATGGAATGATCCAGATATGCTTGTAATCGGTATGAAGGGAATAACAAATACCATGAATAAAACTCATATGACTATGTGGTGTATGATGAATTCTCCTCTTATGCTGGGAATGGATTTAAGGCGTGTTAAAAAGGGCGATGAAATTTGGAATGTTATAGCAAATGAAAACTTGATTGCATTGAATCAGGACGCCCTCGGTATTCAGGCAAAAAGAATTTACTGCTCTCTCGATAATGTCAATCCTGATACTGCTTATATAGCTAATAACAAGCGTGTTGATATTCTTGCAAAGCCTCTTGCCAACGGAGATATTGCACTGTCTTTTATAAATTTGAGTGACTTAAGAGATAGTAATGAGCATTCAGTTGATCTAAGGTGCATTATAAATTATATTGGGAATAAAATGATTGATACTGATAAATTTAAAAATGCTGCAAGTTATTTCATAAAAAATTTGTGGTCAGGTGAGAATACTAAGAACAGTTCAGGGGTTTTCTCTGTTACAGGTATTGATGCCTATGACAATGTAACTTTAAGGGTTACTCCAATTTAA